A stretch of the Fusobacterium varium genome encodes the following:
- a CDS encoding putative heme utilization carrier protein HutX — MKEKIEKILRSEEGVSLSKVSKDLGISFIEVLRHAPTVRKYDIAKLDELFDILRSWEKVFLLVVTPSFVLEIKDKFPKGFYSHGFLNFHDETSSIGGHLSASKIKEIFIVEDVMYGRKSCSIKFFGEDEKEIFAVYVPRDEKKELIKECLESFDNL; from the coding sequence ATGAAGGAAAAGATTGAGAAAATATTAAGGAGTGAAGAAGGAGTATCTTTGTCAAAAGTATCTAAAGATTTGGGGATATCATTTATAGAAGTATTAAGACATGCGCCAACGGTGAGAAAATATGATATAGCAAAATTAGATGAACTTTTTGATATATTAAGAAGCTGGGAAAAAGTATTTTTACTTGTTGTTACACCTAGTTTTGTTTTAGAGATAAAAGATAAATTTCCAAAAGGATTCTATTCACATGGATTTTTAAATTTTCATGATGAGACATCTTCAATAGGAGGGCATTTATCAGCTTCTAAAATAAAGGAAATATTTATTGTAGAAGATGTAATGTATGGAAGAAAAAGTTGCTCTATAAAATTCTTTGGAGAAGATGAAAAAGAAATATTTGCTGTTTATGTTCCAAGAGATGAAAAGAAAGAACTTATAAAAGAATGCTTAGAAAGTTTCGATAACTTATAA